In the genome of Planctomyces sp. SH-PL62, the window ACACTGAAACACTCGCTTTCGGGGTCACCCGTCTGGCGTCGTATCGATACGGGGCCAACCGAAAGGCCTTTCGAGGCCAAACCCCACCATCCCAGGGAGGTGGTCGATCTCATTTCACATCGAGACGACCTCCAAACGCACGAACTCGGACATGTCCGGTCACGGCCTGGGCGAGCCGTCCCGAGTGGGCCGGCCCGCGGGCAGGGGCGAGACGATGAGATCCGATCGCACCCTCGATCTCGCCGGGTAGTCGATCGTGATTCCGCGGGGCTGAGGGGCCGTGGAGGCTTACAAGATGGTGCCGGGGCGACGGGCTGCAGGGGCCGACGTCGTGGAGAACCGTCCTCAGACTTTCCGGGTGATCTTGAAGTGGAGGGGCCCGGGCAGCGATAATTGAACCTTCGTCAGAACGAGCGCGACGTGCGGAGACGACGCGGCCCTATCGCAGCCAGCGGGTCGGCTGAAGTCCAGATCAAGGACCGGCCGACGCGGGAGGATTCAAGCCAGAGATGTACGTACCAGCGAAGCTGTTCTTCACCAAGGGAGTCGGTACTCACCGCGAAAAATTGACCAGCTTCGAGCTGGCGCTTCGGGACGCCCAGATCGCCTGCTACAACCTGGTGAGGGTCTCCAGCATCTTCCCGCCGCGCTGCGAAGAAGTCACGATCGAGGAGGGGCTCAAGGAACTGAGTCCCGGCCAGATCGTCCACGTGGTCATCAGCGAGTGCGCCTCGGCCGAGCCTAATCGTCTGGTGGCGTCGAGCGTCGGGGTCGCCATCCCGCGCGACCGCGATCAGTTCGGCTACCTGTCCGAGCACCACGCCTACGGGCAGACCGCCAAGACGGCCGCCGATTACGCCGAGGACCTCGCCGCCGAAATGCTGGCGACGATCCTGGGAGTCGAGTTCAACCCGAACAGCTCGTGGGACGAGAAGCGGGAACTCTGGAAGATCGCCGACGTCATCTACAAGACGAAGGAAGTCACCCAGACCGCCGTCGGCCACAAGGACGGCCTCTGGACGACCGTGATCGCGGCCGCCGTCCTCCTCCCCTGAGTCGGCCCCGCCGTTCTTCTTGGATTCGGACTCTCGACCCCGCGCAGGCCCCATCGCCGTGATCAAAACGCGGGTCGTCGCCGTGGCTCCCAGGGAGCCCGATCCTGAAGTGCTATCCGAGGCCGCCGCCGTCCTTCTCGGCGGCGGCCTCGTCGCGTTCGCGACCGAGACGGTCTACGGCCTCGGCGCCGTCGCCACCGACGCCGACGCCGTCCTGGGGATCTTCCGCGCCAAGGGCCGGCCCTCGAACAACCCCTTGATCGTCCACGTGGCCGACATCGCCCAGGCTCGCGGGTTCGCGCTCGATTGGGACGACCGGGCGGAAGTCCTGGCCCGACGCTTTTGGCCCGGACCTCTGACCCTCGTCCTCCCTCGGACCGAGGCGATCCCCGACATCGTCGCGGGGGGCGGCCCGACCGTGGGACTTCGCGTCCCCGCGCCGACGGTCGCGCGCCGGCTGATCGAGTGCGTCGGGCTCCCCCTGGCCGCACCGAGCGCCAACCGATCGAATCGGATCTCGCCGACCCGCGCGGAGCATGTCCTGGCCGACCTGGACGGGCGGGTCCACTTGATCCTCGACAGCGGCCCGACGACCCTGGGCCTGGAATCCACGGTCCTCGACCTGGCCAGCGACCCGCCCGCCATCCTTCGACCCGGCCCGATCGGCCGCGAGACGCTTTCCGCAGCCCTGCAAACGTCGATCGCCGCCCCGCGACGAGCCTTGCGCGAGCAGGAGTCGGGACCGTTGCCGAGCCCTGGCCAGCTCTCCGTCCACTACGCGCCACGGACCCATGCGATCCGGGTCGAGTCGCCGGAAGCATTGGCCCGCATCGACTGGCCCGCTCGCGCGGGACTGCTGGCGTTCGTACCGATCGCGGTCGGAGCGACTCCCGAGGGGGTGGAGCGGCGGATTCTCGCCGAGCCCGAGTCCGCGGCGAGGGGGTTCTACGACGCCCTTCACGAACTCGACGACCGGCGACTCGACCTGATCGTCACGGTCGAGCCGCCGGCCGGGGAAGAGTGGGACGCGGTCCGCGACCGGCTGTCGCGGGCGACGCTCCCTTATTAGAGGAACAGCCGGCGCTGGCCTTCCAGGATGTCGTCCATCACGTCTCGCTGGGGTTCGGCCATTCCGAGGTGGCGATAGGCGGCCGAGGTCGCCACGCGCCCGCGAGGGGTCCGCACGACGAACTCGCGACGGAGGAGGAAGGGCTCGACCTCGTCGCGGATGGTGTCGACCGACAGCGTCATCGTCGCGGCGAGGGCCTCGGCGCCGGTCGGCCCCCCCTTGAAGACGCGGATCAGGGTGTCGAGGTAGCGGCGGTCCTGCTTGTCCATCCCCTCGGAGTCGATCTCCTGCATGTCGAGAGCGTCGCGGGCGACGGTCAGGTCGATGGAGCCGTCGGCGCGTGCTATGGCGTAGTCGCGCACCCAGCGGAGCCGGGCGTTGGCGATCCGGGGGGTGCCCCGGCTGCGTTCCGCCAGCTCCCAGGCCGCGTCCTCGCTGATCGTCGCGCGCATCTTGGCGGCGTTGATGGTGATGATCCGGGCGAGGTCGTCGGGGTCGTAGAATTCGAGATGCTCGTGCATGTGGAACCGCTCGCGGAGCGGGGCCGAGAGCATGCCGCTGCGAGTCGTCGCGCCGATGATCGTGAACCGCTTCAGGGGCAGGTTGATCGTCCGGGCCGCCATCCCCTCGCCCAGGACGACGTCGACGCGGAAATCCTCCATCACGGGGTAGATGAACTCCTCGACCGCGCGGGGCAGACGATGGATCTCGTCGATGAAGAGGATGGAGCCCTCGGCCGCGTTGGTCAGGTACGGCATCACGTCCATCTTCTTGTCGAGGGACGCGCCGCTGGTCAGGTTCAGCTCGACGCCCAGCTCATTGTGGAGCACGCCGGCGAACGTCGTCTTGCCCAGCCCGGGGGGGCCGTCGAAGAGAATGTGGGGCAAGGGCTCGCCGCGCTTCTTGGCGGCGGCCAGCGCGATGGAGAGCCGTTCGGCCACGGCGCGCTGGCCGATGATCTCGGAGAGCCGCTGAGGGCGCAGCTTCTCCTCGACCGCGTCGACCGGCAGGGCCGCCGCCGGGCCGGCGGCCGTCGTGTCCGCCTCGGGCCTGGGCTCGCGGTCGTCGCCCGACTTCCCCTTGATCTTCACTTCTCTCGCCATGGCGTGGTCCCTCTCACCGCCTGGGGCGGGGCCGGAGGCCGGCTCAATCCTTGTCCTGCTGGTAGATCGCTTCGATCATATCGGGCACCGACTTGAACTTCTTCTTCCCCGCGAGCGCCCGGTCGATGGCGGCGCGGGCCTGCATCTCCGAATGCCCCACCGAGAGGAGCAGGGCGTAGACGTCGCTCACCACGTCGGGCGCGGCGTTCTCGGCCTTGCCGTTGGTCGGGGCCGGGGGCGCGGCCTTGCCGTCGGGTCCCACGATCAGGGCGTAGATGCCCACCTTCCGGCGGAGCTTGGCGACGATCCGCTCGGCCATCGCCTCGCCGATGCCCGGGAAGGTGGCCAGCATCTTCACGTCCTGCTCCTGGATCGTTCGGGCGATCTCGCGCACCGGCCGGACCATCGCCCGAAGCGCCTTGCGCACCCCCACGCCGTCCACCGAGCAGAAGGTGTCGAAGAACTCGCGATCGACCGTCGACAGGAAGCCGATCAGCCGGGGGTTCATCCGCCCCCCCATCGCCTGGCCTTCGATGAAGAACGTGGTGTGGAGCGTGATCGCCTCCCCCACCTTCCCTTGCACCTGCCTCCGCGTGTGCTCGGGGATCAGGACCTCCAGCTCGAACGGGTCGACCGCCAGGGTCAGACTCTCTTCGGCCACCGCGCGGAGAACGCCTTGAATCTGAGTGATCACCAGAGCCCCTCGCCCCTGACATCGCCTGTGTGTTTTTGTTCAGTAATTGTAGTCGACGCCCGCCGCGCGGGCAAGACAGTATTTCCCAAGCTTCCCCCGGCTGGCGGCGCCATCCCGAGGGGCGCCGTCGACCTGATCGATTGTGGCGATCGCGGAGTGGTTCGGGAAGCGCGATCGACGCCGCGCCCGTCCTCCGTCCGGGGCTTCGATCGTCGAGACGACCGCGGCGCATCGAAGTGGATTCGACGACGATCGCGGACCCGCCGCAGCTCGCCGTCTCGGCCGACTCGGGGGTGGCGGAGTGTCCGGGCTCCGCGTCGTCGTGGTCCCTCCAGGCGACCGACGAGGCGCGCCGGCTTCAGGTCGACCGACCGAAGGGCGCCGCCTCGCGTGGGCCTTCGCTCGACCGATGCGGCGCTCGTCGCTCTCGCGATCGCGCGTCGCCCAGGACCTCGGCGGTCGTCCCACGTCGGCTCCAGATGATGAGCCGCGCGACCCGCGCTGAGGACTCCGAAGACCACCGGCGTCGGGGCGACCCGGGGCGCGCGACGGCGCGTCGCGAACCGACGATCGCGCGCCCCTCGCGCTCGTCGCGTCGTCACATGGCAGGGCCGGACCATCATCGATACGAGTCCTCTCGACCCCCGGACGCGCGCCCGTCGTCGCTCCGGCGCGGCTCCGAGCGCCCCTCTCCTCGACGCTCCCCTCCGGGACCTCGCCCGGCGCTCGATGTCGGCCGATCAGCGCGCGGGCCCGCTGCGCGCGTTCGACGCAGACCCAGTGTTTCATGCGGGGAAACGCTTACGAATCGTCGTGTCTAAATACGTACATAACCATCACGGATACCGTGCAAGAGGACCAGACTACGCTGATGCGAAGGCCGAGGCAGGCCGAAAAACCCGAAAATTCCCGGAAAAAACGGCGGTTTCCGCTGATCTTCCCCTTCCACTCGGTCGAGGATTTGGTAGTAATTGGCGCAGGGACCGATCAATGAGAGAAGGTCCGTCACGAGAACATGTCTGACGACGAGGTGCCCCGATGGCCACGAAGAAAGCGACACCCAAGAGCAGCGCCCCCAAGGCCGCCCCCAAGAAGGCCGCCGCTCCGAAGGCGGTCGAGAAGGCCGAGAAGGCCATGGCCCCCAAGGCCGCCCCCAAGAAGGCCGCCGCCCCCGCCGCGAAGGCCGCCGCGCCGAAGGCCGCCGCCCCCGCCGCCAAGGCCGCCGCGCCGAAGAAGGCCGCCCCCAAGAAGGCGCCCGCCATCAAGCTGACCGACTCCCAGGCGAACCTCCTGAAGGAGATCAGCGGCGCCAGCGAGGCCGGCCTCACCGCGACCAAGAAGCTTCAGAAGCAGCTCGACGGCCTCCAGGCCAAGAAGCTGATCAAGAAGGGCAAGAAGGAAGGCGACTTCTTCAAGTACCACGTCACGAAGATCGGCGCGAAGCACCTCGCCTCCGGGACCGCCTCGGGCGCCTCGGCCTGAACGAAGGCCGCGCGCGAAGCGACGTGAACGGGCCGAGTCCGCATCCGAGACGGGCTACGGCCCTTTTTGCTGCGCGGCGATCGTCGGCCGTCCCGGCGGCGCGGCAAGGCCTGCGCAAGCCGCTCTTGGCGGGACGACCGATCCCCGCTATGATCCCCGCGCCTCGCCGCCTCGCGCGGCCCCGGGCGCGCCTTCGGGCTCGACGCCGGGTCGAGCGCGTCACCGACTCCCGACCTTCGCCGAAGGATGGTCTCCGATCATGGACGATCGAGCTTACTGGAACGTCGCGACGCGACGCGCGGCGGCCTGCTGGGTCCTCGCCCTGGCCGCGTGCGCCTCGGGCTGCACCACGTACGTGGGCACCACCGCGCGGAGCTTCCTCGGCCACGTCCGCAACAACCCCGACCCCAACGTCCGCTACATCGCCTACACCAAGCTGGCCTCCAAGGACGCCTACGAGACCGACGAGCAGCGCAGCGAGGCCGTGGCGACGCTGATCGAGAAATACGAAAAGGGACGCGAGCCCCTCGCCATCCGCGCCATCATCTGCCGCACCCTGGGCGAGCTGGGCGACCCGGCCGCGCGCGGCGTTCTCCTCAAGGCCGTGCATCACCAGGAGCCGGTCGTGAAGATCGAGGCCTGCCGCGCCCTGGGCAAAGTGGGACTGCCCGAGGACGCGACGGTCCTGGCCCAGACGATGACGCTCGACAACCTGGAAGACGCGAGGATCGCCGCCATCGAGGGCCTGGCCGACCTCAAGACCGAGGACCCGCGGATCCTCAAGCTCCTGCTGGACGCGATGGAGCACGACGACCCGGCCATCCGCCTGGCCTCGCTCAACGCCCTTCGCAAGATCATCGGCAAGGACCTGGGGACCGACATCGCCGCCTGGCGGGCCGAGATGGAGCCGAGGCTCGCCGCCACGCCGTCCGACCTGGCCGCCCCGAGCACGGGGACGTCCGCGGCCGACGACGCCGCGTCCAGGACCTCCGCGGCTCGGACCTCGCCGTCGCCCCCGCGTTGACGGCCGTCCGGTTCGTCTGGGATGGTCTCGCACGGGGCCGTTTCGGCATAATCGAAAGTCGACGCGAACCTCCTCTCGACCTCGGTCGTCGAGAGACGGGCGCACGCGGCCGACTCGTCGCGAGGCGACGCCCGGCGGCCCCTTCGCGCGTCGGCTTCCGAGAGGCGAAATGGACAGTCATACGCTCGATCTTCTAGGGGTCTCCAAGGTCCGCGCGCTGGTCGCCGCAAGGGCCGCGTGCTCGCTGGGCAAGGAAGCGGCGAGGAACCTGGAGCCGTCCGTCGACTTCCGGGAGATCCACGCCCGACTCGCCGTCGTCTCCGAGATGGTCGAGGCGCTCCGCTCGGGACTTCGCCCCCCGCTGGGCGGGCTGCACGACATCCGACCGCTGGTGCGCCGGGCCCAGGTCGGCGCGATGCTCGAAGCCGAGGAGCTGGCCGAGGCGGCCGAGACCCTCCGTTCGATCAGCGGGCTCGCGACCTGGCTCGAACGCATGGGGGAGCACTTCCCCCGGCTCGGCGGCATGCGCGCCGAGGTCGGCCAGTTCTCGGCCGCGAGCACCGCCATCGAGGGCTGCCTGGACAACCGCGCCAAGGTGATGGACACCGCGAGCCGACGGCTCTCCGCCATCCGCAACGAGATGGGGGAAGTCGAGGCGAAGATCCAGGAGAAGCTCCGCTCGATGCTCCGATCACCGGAGATCAAACGGGCGCTTCGCTATTCGAATTTCTCGATGGTCGGCCATCACTACGTCCTCCCGGTCGCCAAGGAGCATCGCGGGGAGATCGCCGGCTCGGTCCAGCGCACCAGCTCCACGAACGAGACGGTCTACATCGAGCCGACCGCCATCGCCGAGAAGTCGGCGCAGCTCTCCTACCTCCGCGCCCGCGAGACCAAGGAGATCCGTCGTATCCTCCGCTGGCTGAGCGCCCAGCTCGGACTCGTCGCCGGCCCGTTGCTCTCCACCCTGGAGGTCATGGCGGAGCTCGACCTGATCTACGCCAAGGCGCGGTACAGCGTCGACTACCAGATGCGAGCCCCCGAGATCAACGAGGAGCGTCGACTCGTGCTGAGGCGGGCGCGACACCCGCTGCTGGAGGCGATCCTCCGTCGCGACCCGGCCTTGCTGCTGGAGGAGCCGACCACCGCGCCCGCGCCGCAGGAGGGAGAGCCGTCGGCGGTCGTACCTTCCCCGCCGCCCCCGCCCGAGCGTGAACGCGAGGTCGTCCCCATCGACGTGCATCTGGGCCTTCGATTTCAGATGCTGGTCATCACCGGCCCGAATACCGGGGGCAAGACAGTTGCGCTCAAGACGGTCGGCCTGCTGGCGATCATGGCGCAGATGGGGCTGCACATCCCCGTCGCCGAGGGGACCCAGGTCCCGGTCTTCGACGAGGTGCTGGCGGACATCGGCGACGAGCAAAGCCTGGAGCAGTCGCTCTCGACCTTCTCGTCGCACGTCAGGAGGATCTCAGAGATCCTCGGCAAGGCCTCTGAGCGATCGCTGGTGATGCTTGACGAGATGGGGGCGGGGACCGACCCGGCGGAAGGCGCGGCGCTCGGCAGGGCCATCCTGGACGAGCTGGATTCGATCGGCGGGCTGGCGATGGTCACGACCCATATCGGCGACCTGAAGACCTACGCCCTGACCAACCCTCGGGCCGAGAACGCGGCGGTCGAATTCGACGTCGAGACCCTCCAGCCCCGCTACCACGTCCACATCGGCGACGTCGGGCAGTCGAACGCGCTGAAGATCGCCCGACGACTCAGCATGCCCGAGCATCTGGTCTCCCGCGCCGAGCGATACCTGGATCAGGCGCAAGGGTCGACGGTCCCCGAGTGGGACCTGATCGCCAGGATGAAGCGCGAGGCCGAGGCGGCGCGGCAGGAGGCCATCGCGGCCCAGGCCGAGGCCGAGCGGGCGCGCGACGCCCTCACCGAGCGGCTCCAGTCGCTCCAGCTCGAAGGCCGCCGCGAGGAGGACCTCGCCGAGGCTCGGGCCCGGCTCCAGCCCGGCGACAAGGTGGTGGTCCCGAAGATGGGCTACGATCGCCCCGGCCGGATCGTGAAGATCGACCCCCGCAAGCGGATGGCCACCGTCGCGATCGGCCACATGAACTGGAACGTCGCGATCGACGAGCTGCTGCCGCAAGACGTCGCGGCCCCCGTCGGGTCGGGCAAGGCCGCGCGGCCCAAGGGGACCCGGCTGGAAGACTTCGAGGGCTGACCGCTCGGGCGATCGGCCCTGGTCCCCGCACCTCCCGCGCCCTGCCGCGGGGCCTCCCCCGGCGTGGGGAAAGCCCCGGTGCGGCGGTCTGCATCACTTGCCCAGCTGGGCCGGGGCGGACTTCGGCGCCTTGAGGAAGAGGACGCCGAGCGGGGGGACCTTCAGGGAGATGTGGAACGGCCGGCCCGCGTGGGGCTCGCGGACGGCTTCGACTCCCCCCTGGTTGCCGACGTTCGAGCCGCCGTAGATCTCCGAGTCGGAGTTGAAGATCTCGCTGTAGAAGCCGCCGGTCGGAACGCCCACGCGGTAGTCGTGACGGACGATCGGCGTGAAGTTGCAGACCACGACGATCGCTTCCTCGGGGTCCTTGCCCCGGCGGAGGAACGCGATGACGCTGTTCTCCCAGTCGTGGAGTTCCAGCCACTCGTAGCCCTGCCAGTCGAAGTCGATCTGGTGCAGGGCGGTCTCGCTGCAGTAGAGGGCGTTCAGGTCGGTGACCATCTGCGCGACCCCCTGGTGGTCCTTCCACTGGAGGAGGTGCCAGTCGATGCTCTCGTCGTGGTTCCACTCGCGCCACTGGGCGATCTCGTCGCCCATGAACAGGAGCTTCTTGCCCGGGTGGCCGTACATGTAGCCGTAGAGGAGGCGAAGGTTGGCGAACTTCTGCCAGAGGTCGCCGGGCATCTTGTCAAGGATCGACTTCTTGCCGTGGACGACCTCGTCATGGGAGAGGGGGAGGACGAAGTTCTCGGTGAAGGCGTAGATCATGCTGAAGGTGAGCGCCCCGTGCTCGTACTTGCGGTGGACGGGGTCCTTCGCCATGTAGCGGAGGGTGTCGTTCATCCAGCCCATGTTCCACTTGAGGCTGAAGCCCAGGCCCCCCAGGTAGGTGGGGCGGGAGACGCCCGACCAGCTCGTCGATTCCTCGGCGATGGTCAGGATGCCGGGGTGCTCGCGGTGGCAGATTTCGTTGAGGGTCTTGAGGAAGTCGATGGCTTCGAGGTTCTCGTTGCCGCCGAAGATGTTGGGGACCCACTCGCCGGCGTTGCGGGAGTAGTCGAGGTAGAGCATGGAGGCCACGGCGTCGACGCGGAGGCCGTCGATGTGGTAGCGGTCGAGCCAGAAGAGGGCGTTCCCCAGGAGGAAGTTGCGGACCTCGGGGCGGCCGTAGTTGAAGATCTTGGTGCCCCAGTCGCGATGCTCGCCGAGGCGGGGGTCGGCGTGCTCGTAGAGATGGGTGCCGTCGAAGTAGCCCAGTCCGTGAAGGTCGGTGGGGAAGTGGGCGGGGACCCAGTCCAGGATGACGCCGTAGCCGTGCTGGTGCAGGCGGTCGACGAAGTGGGCGAAGTCGTCGGGCGTGCCGTGGCGGGCCGTCGGCGCGAAGTAGCCGACGGGCTGATAGCCCCAGCTCCCATCGAAGGGGTGCTCGGTGATCGGCAGCAGCTCGACGTGGGTGAAATGGGTCTTGTCGAGGTACTCGACCAGCTGCTCGGCCAGCTCGCGGTAGCTGAGGAAGCC includes:
- the ruvB gene encoding Holliday junction branch migration DNA helicase RuvB is translated as MAREVKIKGKSGDDREPRPEADTTAAGPAAALPVDAVEEKLRPQRLSEIIGQRAVAERLSIALAAAKKRGEPLPHILFDGPPGLGKTTFAGVLHNELGVELNLTSGASLDKKMDVMPYLTNAAEGSILFIDEIHRLPRAVEEFIYPVMEDFRVDVVLGEGMAARTINLPLKRFTIIGATTRSGMLSAPLRERFHMHEHLEFYDPDDLARIITINAAKMRATISEDAAWELAERSRGTPRIANARLRWVRDYAIARADGSIDLTVARDALDMQEIDSEGMDKQDRRYLDTLIRVFKGGPTGAEALAATMTLSVDTIRDEVEPFLLRREFVVRTPRGRVATSAAYRHLGMAEPQRDVMDDILEGQRRLFL
- the ruvA gene encoding Holliday junction branch migration protein RuvA, which encodes MITQIQGVLRAVAEESLTLAVDPFELEVLIPEHTRRQVQGKVGEAITLHTTFFIEGQAMGGRMNPRLIGFLSTVDREFFDTFCSVDGVGVRKALRAMVRPVREIARTIQEQDVKMLATFPGIGEAMAERIVAKLRRKVGIYALIVGPDGKAAPPAPTNGKAENAAPDVVSDVYALLLSVGHSEMQARAAIDRALAGKKKFKSVPDMIEAIYQQDKD
- a CDS encoding pyruvoyl-dependent arginine decarboxylase, translating into MYVPAKLFFTKGVGTHREKLTSFELALRDAQIACYNLVRVSSIFPPRCEEVTIEEGLKELSPGQIVHVVISECASAEPNRLVASSVGVAIPRDRDQFGYLSEHHAYGQTAKTAADYAEDLAAEMLATILGVEFNPNSSWDEKRELWKIADVIYKTKEVTQTAVGHKDGLWTTVIAAAVLLP
- a CDS encoding L-threonylcarbamoyladenylate synthase encodes the protein MIKTRVVAVAPREPDPEVLSEAAAVLLGGGLVAFATETVYGLGAVATDADAVLGIFRAKGRPSNNPLIVHVADIAQARGFALDWDDRAEVLARRFWPGPLTLVLPRTEAIPDIVAGGGPTVGLRVPAPTVARRLIECVGLPLAAPSANRSNRISPTRAEHVLADLDGRVHLILDSGPTTLGLESTVLDLASDPPAILRPGPIGRETLSAALQTSIAAPRRALREQESGPLPSPGQLSVHYAPRTHAIRVESPEALARIDWPARAGLLAFVPIAVGATPEGVERRILAEPESAARGFYDALHELDDRRLDLIVTVEPPAGEEWDAVRDRLSRATLPY
- the glgB gene encoding 1,4-alpha-glucan branching protein GlgB, with translation MALMTRQHSTVSQADLDLITQAGHWNPFLVIGPHPITTADGAKAWTIRAFLPEARKAGVVDISRGEPGKLIPMEKTHADGFFEAVFPGRTGPFPYRLRIENHEGHSWESVDPYAFDPILTDFDLHLLGEGTHLHNYEKLGAHLITHQGFRGVLFGVWAPNAQRVSVVGNFNHWDGRRHPMRSRGATGIWELFIPDLGQGEVYKFEIKSRNHGYTVQKADPYGLASEVRPKTASVVWDIDRLSWGDGEWMARRAERQALDKPMAFYELHLGSWKRAAEKENGFLSYRELAEQLVEYLDKTHFTHVELLPITEHPFDGSWGYQPVGYFAPTARHGTPDDFAHFVDRLHQHGYGVILDWVPAHFPTDLHGLGYFDGTHLYEHADPRLGEHRDWGTKIFNYGRPEVRNFLLGNALFWLDRYHIDGLRVDAVASMLYLDYSRNAGEWVPNIFGGNENLEAIDFLKTLNEICHREHPGILTIAEESTSWSGVSRPTYLGGLGFSLKWNMGWMNDTLRYMAKDPVHRKYEHGALTFSMIYAFTENFVLPLSHDEVVHGKKSILDKMPGDLWQKFANLRLLYGYMYGHPGKKLLFMGDEIAQWREWNHDESIDWHLLQWKDHQGVAQMVTDLNALYCSETALHQIDFDWQGYEWLELHDWENSVIAFLRRGKDPEEAIVVVCNFTPIVRHDYRVGVPTGGFYSEIFNSDSEIYGGSNVGNQGGVEAVREPHAGRPFHISLKVPPLGVLFLKAPKSAPAQLGK
- a CDS encoding HEAT repeat domain-containing protein, which gives rise to MDDRAYWNVATRRAAACWVLALAACASGCTTYVGTTARSFLGHVRNNPDPNVRYIAYTKLASKDAYETDEQRSEAVATLIEKYEKGREPLAIRAIICRTLGELGDPAARGVLLKAVHHQEPVVKIEACRALGKVGLPEDATVLAQTMTLDNLEDARIAAIEGLADLKTEDPRILKLLLDAMEHDDPAIRLASLNALRKIIGKDLGTDIAAWRAEMEPRLAATPSDLAAPSTGTSAADDAASRTSAARTSPSPPR
- a CDS encoding endonuclease MutS2, whose protein sequence is MDSHTLDLLGVSKVRALVAARAACSLGKEAARNLEPSVDFREIHARLAVVSEMVEALRSGLRPPLGGLHDIRPLVRRAQVGAMLEAEELAEAAETLRSISGLATWLERMGEHFPRLGGMRAEVGQFSAASTAIEGCLDNRAKVMDTASRRLSAIRNEMGEVEAKIQEKLRSMLRSPEIKRALRYSNFSMVGHHYVLPVAKEHRGEIAGSVQRTSSTNETVYIEPTAIAEKSAQLSYLRARETKEIRRILRWLSAQLGLVAGPLLSTLEVMAELDLIYAKARYSVDYQMRAPEINEERRLVLRRARHPLLEAILRRDPALLLEEPTTAPAPQEGEPSAVVPSPPPPPEREREVVPIDVHLGLRFQMLVITGPNTGGKTVALKTVGLLAIMAQMGLHIPVAEGTQVPVFDEVLADIGDEQSLEQSLSTFSSHVRRISEILGKASERSLVMLDEMGAGTDPAEGAALGRAILDELDSIGGLAMVTTHIGDLKTYALTNPRAENAAVEFDVETLQPRYHVHIGDVGQSNALKIARRLSMPEHLVSRAERYLDQAQGSTVPEWDLIARMKREAEAARQEAIAAQAEAERARDALTERLQSLQLEGRREEDLAEARARLQPGDKVVVPKMGYDRPGRIVKIDPRKRMATVAIGHMNWNVAIDELLPQDVAAPVGSGKAARPKGTRLEDFEG